In one window of Zhihengliuella sp. ISTPL4 DNA:
- a CDS encoding aa3-type cytochrome oxidase subunit III, giving the protein MFFAGLFAIYFTLRSTSPELWADRTELLNVPFAAVNTAILVLSSFTCQMGVFAAEDLQPYKIGKGQKNGAGRRRLFGWGMVEWFFLTFALGAIFVSGQVWEYAQLVAEGMPIQADAYASAFYLTTGFHALHVTGGLVAFLLVIGRAYAVKNFRHKEATSSIVVSYYWHFVDVVWIVLFFVIYFLK; this is encoded by the coding sequence ATGTTCTTCGCGGGACTCTTCGCGATCTACTTCACCCTCCGCAGCACCTCTCCCGAGCTGTGGGCCGACCGTACCGAGCTCCTGAACGTTCCGTTCGCGGCGGTGAACACGGCGATCCTCGTGCTCTCCTCGTTCACCTGCCAGATGGGCGTTTTCGCGGCAGAGGACCTGCAGCCCTACAAGATCGGCAAGGGACAGAAGAACGGCGCTGGGCGCCGTCGCCTGTTCGGCTGGGGAATGGTCGAGTGGTTCTTCCTCACCTTCGCCCTCGGCGCGATCTTCGTCTCCGGCCAGGTCTGGGAGTACGCCCAGCTGGTCGCGGAGGGCATGCCCATCCAGGCTGACGCCTACGCCTCGGCCTTCTACCTGACCACCGGCTTCCACGCCCTCCACGTCACCGGAGGACTCGTCGCGTTCCTCCTCGTGATCGGCCGCGCGTACGCCGTCAAGAACTTCCGGCACAAGGAGGCGACCTCCTCGATCGTGGTGTCCTACTACTGGCACTTCGTCGATGTCGTCTGGATCGTGCTGTTCTTCGTTATCTACTTCCTGAAATAA
- a CDS encoding cytochrome bc1 complex diheme cytochrome c subunit, translating into MAREKKRRSSGRRSPLAAAALIGAGLMITGAVYAGASAAFAANDAPTASTQLTVEDGEKLFTANCATCHGLDLEGTPNGPSLYGVGELAVEFQVSTGRMPLQMQGPQAPQKEPQFTEEQILAMAAYVQSEAPGPTYPADEILDGEGDVSHGAELFRVNCAMCHNVAAAGGALTEGKYAPAITETSALHIYAAMVTGPQNMPVFGDMNLSDEDKRDIISALLFQQQSVQIGGFSLGSLGPVSEGLFVWIFGIGALVAITVWITAKSN; encoded by the coding sequence ATGGCACGAGAGAAGAAGCGCCGTTCGAGCGGTCGTCGCAGCCCACTGGCGGCGGCCGCGCTCATCGGAGCAGGCCTCATGATCACCGGCGCGGTGTACGCGGGTGCGTCCGCCGCCTTCGCGGCGAACGATGCCCCCACGGCGTCGACGCAGCTGACCGTCGAGGACGGCGAGAAGCTGTTCACGGCCAACTGCGCCACCTGCCACGGCCTCGACCTGGAGGGCACCCCCAACGGCCCGAGCCTCTACGGCGTCGGCGAGCTGGCGGTGGAGTTCCAGGTTTCGACCGGCCGCATGCCGCTGCAGATGCAGGGACCGCAGGCCCCGCAGAAGGAGCCGCAGTTCACTGAGGAGCAGATCCTCGCCATGGCTGCCTACGTGCAGTCCGAGGCGCCTGGCCCGACCTACCCCGCTGACGAGATCCTCGACGGCGAAGGCGACGTGTCGCACGGCGCCGAGCTCTTCCGCGTCAACTGCGCGATGTGCCACAACGTGGCCGCCGCCGGTGGCGCTCTGACCGAGGGCAAGTACGCTCCGGCCATCACCGAGACCAGCGCGCTGCACATCTACGCGGCCATGGTCACCGGCCCGCAGAACATGCCGGTCTTCGGCGACATGAACCTGTCCGACGAGGACAAGCGCGACATCATCTCGGCTCTGCTCTTCCAGCAGCAGTCCGTCCAGATCGGCGGCTTCTCCCTCGGCTCGCTCGGACCGGTCTCCGAGGGCCTGTTCGTGTGGATCTTCGGTATCGGCGCTCTGGTCGCCATCACCGTGTGGATCACGGCGAAGTCCAACTGA
- a CDS encoding 5'-3' exonuclease produces the protein MTRAERLMLLDTASLYFRAFYGVPDKVTAPDGSPINAARGLLDMIAKLVTTYEPTHVVACWDDDWRPQWRVDLIPSYKTHRVVEVVADAPDVEEVPDPLEAQIPLIRQTLAALDIPIVGVAEHEADDVIGTLATNASMPVDIVTGDRDLFQLVDDARDVRVIYTARGMSNLEIVTDATVVTKYGVLPTQYADFATMRGDASDGLPGVAGIGEKTAATLLQKHGDLLGIREAAEEGEGMSAGIRSKILAAQAYLDVAPTVVAVATSLPITAPGVALHSLSPAEADAATALAERWNLGGSMARAVTAVEEAAKAIAAA, from the coding sequence ATGACCCGCGCCGAACGCCTCATGCTGCTCGACACCGCCAGCCTCTACTTCCGGGCTTTCTACGGCGTCCCTGACAAGGTGACGGCCCCGGACGGCTCCCCCATCAACGCCGCACGCGGCCTGCTGGACATGATCGCCAAGCTCGTGACGACGTACGAGCCGACGCATGTCGTGGCGTGCTGGGACGACGACTGGCGTCCGCAGTGGCGCGTGGACCTCATCCCCAGCTATAAGACGCACCGCGTGGTGGAGGTCGTGGCCGACGCGCCGGACGTCGAAGAGGTGCCGGACCCGCTGGAGGCGCAGATCCCCCTGATCAGGCAGACGCTCGCCGCCCTCGACATCCCGATCGTCGGCGTCGCCGAACACGAAGCAGACGACGTGATCGGGACCCTGGCCACGAACGCGAGCATGCCCGTCGACATCGTGACCGGCGACCGCGATCTGTTCCAGCTCGTCGACGATGCGCGAGACGTACGGGTGATCTATACGGCCCGCGGCATGAGCAACCTCGAGATCGTTACGGATGCCACGGTCGTCACGAAGTACGGCGTGCTCCCGACGCAGTACGCGGACTTCGCGACGATGCGCGGGGACGCGTCGGATGGCCTGCCCGGTGTCGCGGGGATCGGGGAGAAGACGGCCGCCACTCTGCTGCAGAAGCATGGCGACCTGCTCGGCATCAGGGAGGCTGCGGAGGAGGGTGAGGGCATGAGCGCCGGCATCCGCTCCAAGATCCTCGCCGCCCAGGCCTATCTCGATGTGGCTCCGACCGTCGTCGCCGTCGCCACGTCTCTACCGATCACCGCCCCGGGCGTCGCGCTGCATTCGCTCAGCCCGGCCGAGGCCGACGCAGCCACCGCTCTCGCGGAGCGCTGGAACCTCGGCGGCTCGATGGCGCGCGCTGTCACCGCGGTCGAGGAGGCGGCGAAGGCGATCGCGGCCGCGTGA
- a CDS encoding aliphatic sulfonate ABC transporter substrate-binding protein, with amino-acid sequence MSTITRRIIPAIAVAGTMMLVATGCVAGENATADAESTPAGNGEWSADTLSIDFATYNPLSLVIRDQGILEDILGDDVTVEWVQSAGSNKANELLRSGSVDVGSTAGSAALLARANGSPIQVIDIYSQPEWSAIVVGPDSDITSVADLKGASVAATKGTDPYFFLLQALEEGGLSLADVEVQNLQHADGRAALDGGSVDAWAGLDPIMAAAEQESGDQLIYRNVDFNTYGFLNATEDFIDNHPDLAQAVVDAYEEARVWALENPEETATLLADVAGIDLDVATTVIQERSNLDVSGVPGDDQLAVLEKIAPVLVESGDVQGGQASVDKALSTIINDTFATKAGASE; translated from the coding sequence ATGAGCACCATCACCCGCCGCATCATCCCTGCGATCGCCGTCGCCGGGACGATGATGCTCGTCGCCACCGGCTGTGTCGCCGGTGAGAACGCGACCGCCGACGCCGAGTCCACCCCTGCCGGGAACGGCGAATGGTCTGCGGACACGCTGTCCATCGACTTCGCGACGTACAACCCGCTCAGCCTCGTGATCCGGGATCAGGGCATCCTCGAAGACATCCTCGGCGACGACGTGACCGTCGAGTGGGTGCAGTCCGCGGGGTCGAACAAGGCGAACGAGCTGCTGCGCTCCGGCTCGGTCGACGTGGGCTCGACGGCCGGCTCGGCCGCGCTGCTCGCCCGGGCGAACGGTTCGCCCATCCAGGTCATCGACATCTACTCCCAGCCCGAGTGGTCGGCCATCGTCGTCGGCCCCGACAGTGACATCACGTCGGTCGCTGACCTGAAGGGTGCCTCCGTCGCGGCCACCAAGGGCACCGACCCGTACTTCTTCCTCCTCCAGGCGCTGGAGGAGGGTGGGCTGTCCCTCGCGGACGTCGAGGTGCAGAACCTTCAGCACGCCGACGGCCGGGCGGCGCTCGACGGGGGCTCCGTCGACGCGTGGGCCGGTCTCGACCCCATCATGGCCGCCGCGGAGCAGGAGTCGGGTGACCAGCTCATCTACCGCAACGTCGATTTCAACACCTACGGCTTCCTCAACGCGACCGAGGATTTCATCGACAACCACCCCGACCTCGCCCAGGCCGTCGTCGACGCCTATGAGGAGGCTCGCGTGTGGGCGCTGGAGAACCCGGAGGAGACGGCTACTCTGCTCGCCGACGTGGCCGGCATCGACCTCGACGTCGCGACCACGGTGATCCAGGAGCGCTCGAACCTCGACGTGAGCGGCGTCCCTGGCGACGACCAGCTCGCCGTGCTCGAGAAGATCGCCCCGGTGCTCGTGGAGTCCGGCGACGTCCAGGGCGGACAGGCCTCCGTCGACAAGGCGCTCTCCACGATCATCAACGACACCTTCGCGACGAAGGCGGGCGCGAGCGAGTGA
- a CDS encoding ABC transporter ATP-binding protein, giving the protein MTALLPAASRTAEASTTSGSAQPVRLDGIARSFPLAQGRREVLRGIDLDIAAGEIVAVVGPSGCGKSTLLRLIGGLDTPTRGTIRLDGSGVADVDERTAIAFQEPRLLPWRTLAQNVELGLPRGVSRRAGRARVRELLQLVGLEHAADQRPREVSGGMAQRASLARALARNPGVLLLDEPFGALDALTRLRMHDLLLKIHAAEPTTVLLVTHDVEEALYLADRVLLLRTLGEEDHESSVARTISVPGVRPRDRADRGLADLRAELLEGLGVDTHHHTPEETR; this is encoded by the coding sequence ATGACCGCCCTCCTGCCTGCTGCGTCGCGCACCGCTGAGGCCTCGACGACGTCGGGCTCCGCACAGCCCGTGCGCCTGGACGGCATCGCGCGGTCGTTCCCGCTCGCTCAGGGGCGACGCGAGGTGCTCCGCGGCATCGACCTCGATATCGCCGCAGGGGAGATCGTCGCCGTCGTCGGTCCGTCCGGATGTGGGAAGTCGACGCTGCTGCGCCTCATCGGCGGACTGGACACCCCGACGCGCGGGACGATCCGTCTGGACGGCTCCGGTGTCGCAGACGTCGACGAGCGCACGGCGATCGCGTTCCAGGAGCCGCGGCTGCTCCCGTGGCGGACGCTCGCGCAGAACGTCGAGCTCGGTCTTCCCCGTGGCGTCTCCCGCCGAGCCGGACGTGCTCGGGTCCGCGAACTTCTGCAGCTCGTGGGACTCGAGCACGCCGCCGACCAGCGCCCCCGTGAGGTGTCCGGAGGCATGGCGCAGCGGGCTTCCCTCGCTCGGGCTCTCGCCAGGAACCCGGGGGTGCTGCTGCTCGACGAGCCGTTCGGCGCGCTCGACGCCCTCACGCGCCTCCGTATGCACGACCTGCTCCTGAAGATCCACGCGGCCGAGCCCACCACGGTGCTGCTCGTGACCCACGACGTAGAGGAAGCCCTCTACCTCGCCGACCGTGTGCTGCTGCTGCGCACCCTCGGTGAGGAAGACCACGAGTCGTCCGTCGCGCGGACCATCAGCGTCCCCGGCGTCCGCCCCCGAGACCGCGCCGACCGCGGCCTCGCCGACCTGCGCGCCGAGCTCCTGGAAGGACTCGGCGTCGACACGCATCACCACACCCCCGAGGAGACCCGATGA
- a CDS encoding cytochrome bc1 complex Rieske iron-sulfur subunit, with amino-acid sequence MAHDDDSQALDRAYQPSPGLGVAVSDPVQNPGLPPHRERMTDKDPRAEKTAVRTVYTLFYLSLAGSIWAVAAYMLFPIESGALIDIRQNNLFIGLGIALALLALGIGAIHWSKALMSDKEHVELRHPTRGKDSTREAAIKAFADANEESGFGRRTMIRNSLFAAIVASIIPGVTLFRGLAPHSTPDDPTKGDPVALLKHTMWDEGMRLVRDPDGTPIRAADVTLGSAFHVIPEDLAELGHDEGYLEEKAKAIVLMMRLRPEQLIEAEDRKDWSYDGIVAYSKVCTHVGCPVALYEQQTHHLLCPCHQSQFDVTDHAKVIFGPAARPLPQLPITVDDEGYLIARSDFTEPVGPSFWERH; translated from the coding sequence ATGGCACACGACGACGACTCGCAGGCTCTTGACAGGGCCTACCAGCCCTCTCCGGGGCTGGGTGTCGCAGTCAGCGATCCCGTGCAGAACCCCGGGCTGCCGCCGCACCGCGAGCGGATGACCGACAAGGACCCGCGCGCCGAGAAGACCGCGGTCCGCACCGTCTACACGCTGTTCTACCTGTCGCTCGCCGGCAGCATCTGGGCGGTCGCCGCCTACATGCTGTTCCCGATCGAGAGCGGCGCGCTCATCGACATCCGTCAGAACAACCTCTTCATCGGTCTGGGCATCGCTCTCGCGTTGCTCGCCCTGGGCATCGGCGCCATCCACTGGTCGAAGGCGCTCATGTCCGACAAGGAGCACGTCGAGCTGCGCCACCCCACCCGCGGCAAGGATTCCACGCGTGAGGCCGCCATCAAGGCGTTCGCCGACGCCAACGAGGAGTCGGGCTTCGGTCGCCGCACCATGATCCGCAACTCGCTGTTCGCAGCGATCGTGGCGTCGATCATCCCCGGTGTGACGCTGTTCCGTGGCCTCGCTCCGCACTCGACGCCGGACGACCCCACCAAGGGCGACCCGGTCGCGCTGCTGAAGCACACGATGTGGGATGAGGGCATGCGCCTCGTGCGTGACCCCGACGGCACGCCCATCCGCGCCGCCGATGTCACGCTCGGCTCCGCGTTCCATGTGATCCCGGAGGACCTCGCGGAGCTCGGGCACGACGAGGGCTACCTCGAGGAGAAGGCCAAGGCCATCGTTCTGATGATGCGTCTCCGTCCCGAGCAGCTCATCGAGGCCGAGGACCGCAAGGACTGGTCCTATGACGGCATCGTCGCCTACTCGAAGGTCTGCACCCACGTCGGCTGCCCCGTGGCGCTGTACGAGCAGCAGACCCACCACCTGCTGTGCCCGTGCCACCAGTCGCAGTTCGACGTCACGGACCACGCGAAGGTCATCTTCGGCCCGGCCGCCCGGCCGCTGCCCCAGCTGCCCATCACCGTGGACGACGAGGGCTACCTCATCGCACGCAGCGACTTCACCGAACCCGTCGGCCCGAGCTTCTGGGAGCGCCATTGA
- a CDS encoding PHP domain-containing protein, translated as MDPVDALLEIASLLERERASRYRAKAFRQAAATFQDLPAEVQDDPTRLRAAKGIGESTFAVIRQAQAGQVPEYLVELRGDVEPERVSALRGKLRGDLHAHTDWSDGTTSIEVMAAAARAQGHEYQAITDHSPRLRVARGLSAERLGEQIPQVRAQSGDGFTLLAGIEVDILEDGTLDQEDALLAELDVVVASVHSKLRMDGRAMTKRMIAAVSHPRVNVLGHCTGRLVQGDRGTRPPSAFDAAAVFAACAENGVAVEINSRPERQDPPDELIAIALEAGCLFSIDSDAHAPGQLSLLDHGAERAERAGVPASRIVTTWGLSRLLAWAE; from the coding sequence ATGGATCCGGTCGACGCACTGCTCGAGATCGCCTCCCTGCTGGAGCGCGAGCGGGCATCGCGCTACCGGGCCAAGGCCTTCCGGCAGGCTGCGGCGACGTTCCAGGACCTCCCTGCCGAGGTGCAGGACGATCCGACGCGTCTTCGCGCCGCCAAGGGCATCGGCGAATCGACCTTCGCCGTCATCCGGCAGGCTCAGGCCGGACAGGTGCCGGAGTACCTGGTCGAACTGCGCGGCGATGTCGAGCCCGAACGGGTATCCGCGCTGCGTGGGAAGCTGCGGGGAGACCTGCACGCCCACACCGACTGGTCGGACGGGACGACCTCCATCGAGGTGATGGCCGCGGCAGCTCGCGCGCAGGGACACGAGTACCAGGCCATCACGGACCACTCTCCGCGCCTCCGTGTGGCTCGAGGCCTGTCGGCGGAGCGGCTTGGTGAGCAGATCCCACAGGTGCGGGCGCAATCGGGCGACGGGTTCACCCTGCTCGCCGGCATCGAGGTGGACATCCTCGAAGACGGCACGCTCGATCAGGAGGACGCGCTGCTGGCCGAACTGGATGTGGTCGTCGCGTCCGTGCATTCCAAGCTCCGCATGGATGGCCGGGCGATGACGAAGCGGATGATCGCCGCGGTATCGCATCCCCGCGTGAACGTGCTCGGGCACTGCACCGGCCGCCTCGTGCAGGGAGACCGCGGAACGCGACCGCCTTCGGCCTTCGACGCCGCGGCCGTCTTCGCCGCCTGCGCAGAGAACGGGGTCGCCGTGGAGATCAACTCCCGTCCCGAGCGTCAGGACCCGCCGGACGAACTGATCGCGATCGCGCTTGAGGCAGGCTGCCTCTTCTCGATCGACTCCGACGCGCACGCTCCCGGACAGCTGTCACTGCTGGACCATGGTGCGGAACGCGCAGAGCGTGCGGGTGTCCCGGCGTCGCGCATCGTCACGACGTGGGGCCTGTCCCGCCTTCTCGCCTGGGCGGAGTGA
- the trpD gene encoding anthranilate phosphoribosyltransferase, whose product MADSLTWSDVLTSLLERRDLSVWESTWAMRQIMQGEVSEAQLAGFLVALRAKGETIDEIVGFRDAILEAAVPLPVSPNVLDIVGTGGDRVGTVNVSTTAAVIIGATGIPVVKHGNRAASSASGSSDVLGALGLELSLDPSAVASILDRTGITFAWAGAFHPGFKHAGAVRSQLGVPTVFNMLGPLCNPARAEANAVGVAQMERVPLITGVFRTRGATALVFRGDDGLDELTTTGHSRIWEVTRGDIHEHDLDPRDLGMPLADLSDLIGGSPAHNADILRRTLAGEQGPVRDIVLLNAAAGIVAFELSQDATQVQRPILERLRDALARASAAVDDGSALAKLDQWIGVSRELAAPQE is encoded by the coding sequence ATGGCTGATTCGCTGACCTGGTCCGACGTGCTCACCTCTCTCCTGGAGCGCCGAGACCTCAGCGTCTGGGAGTCGACGTGGGCGATGCGCCAGATCATGCAGGGCGAGGTCTCCGAGGCGCAGCTCGCCGGGTTCCTCGTCGCACTGCGGGCGAAGGGCGAGACGATCGACGAGATCGTCGGCTTCCGCGACGCCATCCTCGAAGCGGCGGTCCCGCTTCCCGTCTCGCCGAACGTCCTGGACATCGTCGGCACCGGCGGCGACCGGGTCGGAACGGTCAACGTCTCGACGACCGCTGCTGTCATCATCGGCGCGACCGGCATCCCCGTGGTCAAGCACGGGAATCGCGCGGCGAGCTCCGCCTCCGGCTCCTCCGATGTCCTCGGCGCGCTCGGCCTCGAGCTCTCGCTCGACCCGTCGGCTGTCGCATCGATCCTCGACCGGACGGGCATCACCTTCGCCTGGGCCGGGGCCTTCCACCCCGGATTCAAGCACGCCGGAGCCGTGCGATCGCAGCTCGGCGTGCCGACCGTGTTCAACATGCTCGGCCCGCTGTGCAACCCGGCGCGTGCGGAAGCGAACGCGGTGGGAGTGGCGCAGATGGAGCGGGTGCCGCTCATCACCGGCGTCTTCCGCACGCGCGGAGCCACGGCGCTCGTGTTCCGTGGCGACGACGGCCTGGACGAGCTGACCACGACCGGACACAGCCGGATCTGGGAGGTCACCCGCGGTGACATCCACGAGCACGACCTCGACCCTCGCGATCTGGGCATGCCGCTCGCCGACCTCTCCGACCTCATCGGCGGATCCCCGGCCCATAACGCCGACATCCTGCGCAGGACGCTCGCGGGGGAGCAGGGGCCCGTCCGGGACATCGTGCTTCTGAACGCTGCCGCCGGGATCGTCGCCTTCGAGCTGTCCCAGGACGCGACCCAGGTGCAGCGGCCGATCCTCGAGCGCCTCCGCGACGCCCTCGCCCGGGCCTCCGCCGCGGTGGACGACGGGAGCGCGCTGGCGAAGCTCGACCAGTGGATCGGCGTGAGCCGCGAGCTGGCGGCACCTCAGGAGTGA
- the rpsA gene encoding 30S ribosomal protein S1 — MTTATTAPATKQVAINDIGSAEDFLAAVEKTLKFFNDGDIIEGTIVKIDRDEVLLDVGYKTEGVIPSRELSIKHDVDPNEVVKVGDEVEALVLQKEDKEGRLILSKKRAQYERAWGDVEKIKENDGVVTGTVIEVVKGGLIVDIGLRGFLPASLIELRRVRDLTPYLGQEIEAKILELDKNRNNVVLSRRALLEQTQSESRTTFLNNLHKGQVRKGVVSSIVNFGAFVDLGGVDGLVHVSELSWKHIEHASEVVEVGQEVTVEILEVDLDRERVSLSLKATQEDPWQVFARTHAIGQVTPGKVTKLVPFGAFVRVADGIEGLVHISELSSKHVELAEQVVSVGEEVFVKVIDIDLERRRISLSLKQANESVDPNGTEFDPALYGMLAEYDENGEYKYPEGFDAETGQWKEGFDAQREAWEQEYAAAQARWEAHKAQVAKAAEAEAAAGDDFGGQSFSSESAGAGTLADDEALAALREKLSGGNS, encoded by the coding sequence ATGACTACCGCAACGACCGCCCCGGCCACCAAGCAGGTCGCCATCAACGACATCGGATCTGCTGAGGACTTCCTGGCCGCGGTCGAGAAGACCCTGAAGTTCTTCAACGACGGCGACATCATCGAAGGCACGATCGTCAAGATCGACCGCGATGAGGTCCTGCTCGATGTCGGCTACAAGACCGAGGGTGTCATCCCCTCGCGCGAGCTCTCGATCAAGCACGACGTCGACCCCAACGAGGTCGTCAAGGTCGGCGACGAGGTCGAGGCCCTCGTTCTCCAGAAGGAGGACAAGGAAGGCCGCCTGATCCTCTCTAAGAAGCGTGCGCAGTACGAGCGCGCCTGGGGAGACGTCGAGAAGATCAAGGAGAACGACGGCGTCGTCACCGGTACGGTCATCGAGGTCGTCAAGGGTGGACTCATCGTCGACATCGGCCTCCGTGGCTTCCTCCCGGCCTCGCTCATCGAGCTCCGCCGCGTCCGCGACCTCACGCCGTACCTCGGCCAGGAGATCGAGGCGAAGATCCTCGAGCTCGACAAGAACCGCAACAACGTCGTCCTCAGCCGCCGCGCGCTGCTCGAGCAGACGCAGTCGGAGTCGCGCACCACGTTCCTGAACAACCTGCACAAGGGTCAGGTCCGCAAGGGTGTCGTCTCGTCGATCGTCAACTTCGGTGCGTTCGTCGACCTGGGTGGCGTGGACGGCCTCGTGCACGTCTCCGAGCTGTCCTGGAAGCACATCGAGCACGCCTCCGAGGTCGTCGAGGTCGGCCAGGAGGTCACCGTCGAGATCCTCGAGGTCGACCTCGACCGCGAGCGCGTCTCCCTGTCGCTGAAGGCGACGCAGGAGGACCCGTGGCAGGTCTTCGCGCGTACCCACGCGATCGGTCAGGTCACGCCGGGTAAGGTCACCAAGCTCGTCCCGTTCGGTGCGTTCGTGCGCGTCGCAGACGGCATCGAGGGCCTTGTCCACATCTCCGAGCTCTCCAGCAAGCACGTCGAGCTGGCCGAGCAGGTCGTCTCGGTGGGCGAAGAGGTCTTCGTCAAGGTCATCGACATCGACCTGGAGCGTCGCCGCATCTCGCTGTCGCTGAAGCAGGCCAACGAGTCGGTCGACCCCAACGGCACCGAGTTCGACCCGGCTCTGTACGGCATGCTCGCCGAGTACGACGAGAACGGCGAGTACAAGTACCCGGAGGGCTTCGACGCCGAGACCGGTCAGTGGAAGGAAGGCTTCGACGCCCAGCGCGAGGCATGGGAGCAGGAGTACGCTGCGGCCCAGGCTCGCTGGGAGGCGCACAAGGCTCAGGTCGCGAAGGCGGCCGAGGCCGAGGCTGCGGCCGGCGACGACTTCGGCGGCCAGTCCTTCTCGAGCGAGTCGGCCGGCGCCGGCACGCTCGCTGATGACGAGGCTCTCGCGGCTCTGCGAGAGAAGCTCTCGGGCGGCAACTCCTAA
- a CDS encoding cytochrome bc1 complex cytochrome b subunit has product MSTATLSKDEKDTKAPLGGRFVGAASNYIDERTSLSGFVKELGRKIFPDHWSFMLGEIALWSFVVVFLSGTFLTFFFQASMVETHYTGAYAPMRGIAMSSALESTLHISFDLRGGLLVRQIHHWAALVFIAGIGVHMLRVFFTGAFRKPRELNWVIGFVLFILAMAEGFTGYSLPDDLLSGNGLRIIDGMIKGLPLIGTWTSFLLFGGEFPGTDIVGRLYTLHILLLPMLVIAFIAVHLMLMIINKHTQFAGPGRTNDNVVGYPMMPVYMSKMGGYLFIVFGTIVLIATFFQINPIWNYGPYDPSPVSAGTQPDWYIGFADGALRLAPSNWDIVFLDHTWSFGILAPVAVLGLFIVIVAIYPFIEAWVTGDKREHHIAQRPRNAATRTAIGVAGVIFYAVLWAAASSDLIATHFMLTMEGVIHTLQALLFLGPIIGYFVTKRICIALQKKDREIVLHGFESGRIVRLPGGEFIEVHQPVDKYDRWKLIDVDGYEPLVVRPNAKGRIPWTENLRSAMSRWFFEDRLAPLTQAEIDAADAHQHHVTAGNEEAEAAEIQGAHERAGFPDAPLTVDETHVDETPNTPSTVISTEPVKKPRKKKSEDDE; this is encoded by the coding sequence TTGAGCACCGCAACGCTGTCCAAGGACGAGAAGGACACCAAGGCGCCTCTCGGCGGCCGCTTCGTCGGCGCCGCGTCGAACTACATCGATGAGCGCACGAGCCTCTCGGGCTTCGTCAAGGAGCTCGGTCGCAAGATCTTCCCCGACCACTGGTCGTTCATGCTGGGTGAGATCGCGCTCTGGAGCTTTGTCGTCGTGTTCCTCTCCGGAACCTTCCTGACGTTCTTCTTCCAGGCGTCGATGGTGGAGACCCACTACACCGGCGCCTACGCCCCCATGCGCGGTATCGCGATGTCCTCGGCTCTCGAGTCGACGCTGCACATCTCGTTCGACCTCCGCGGTGGCCTCCTGGTCCGCCAGATCCACCACTGGGCCGCGCTCGTCTTCATCGCCGGCATCGGCGTGCACATGCTGCGCGTGTTCTTCACGGGCGCGTTCCGCAAGCCGCGCGAGCTCAACTGGGTGATCGGCTTCGTGCTGTTCATCCTCGCGATGGCCGAGGGCTTCACCGGCTACTCCCTCCCCGACGACCTGCTCTCGGGTAACGGCCTCCGCATCATCGACGGCATGATCAAGGGTCTCCCGCTGATCGGCACCTGGACCTCGTTCCTCCTCTTCGGCGGCGAGTTCCCCGGGACCGACATCGTCGGACGCCTGTACACGCTGCACATCCTGCTGCTGCCGATGCTGGTGATCGCCTTCATCGCCGTGCACCTGATGCTCATGATCATCAACAAGCACACGCAGTTCGCCGGCCCCGGCCGCACGAACGACAACGTCGTGGGCTACCCGATGATGCCGGTCTACATGTCCAAGATGGGCGGCTACCTGTTCATCGTCTTCGGCACCATCGTGCTGATCGCGACGTTCTTCCAGATCAACCCGATCTGGAACTACGGACCGTACGACCCCTCCCCCGTCTCGGCCGGTACGCAGCCCGACTGGTACATCGGCTTCGCTGACGGCGCGCTCCGTCTGGCGCCGTCGAACTGGGACATCGTCTTCCTCGACCACACCTGGTCGTTCGGCATCCTCGCCCCGGTCGCCGTGCTCGGCCTGTTCATCGTCATCGTCGCGATCTACCCCTTCATCGAGGCGTGGGTCACCGGCGACAAGCGTGAGCACCACATCGCCCAGCGTCCGCGCAACGCGGCCACCCGCACCGCGATCGGCGTCGCCGGCGTCATCTTCTACGCGGTCCTCTGGGCGGCGGCTTCCTCCGACCTCATCGCGACGCACTTCATGCTCACGATGGAGGGCGTGATCCACACGCTGCAGGCGCTGCTGTTCCTCGGCCCGATCATCGGTTACTTCGTCACGAAGCGCATCTGCATCGCGCTGCAGAAGAAGGACCGCGAGATCGTCCTGCACGGCTTCGAGTCGGGCCGCATCGTCCGTCTCCCCGGCGGCGAGTTCATCGAGGTGCACCAGCCGGTCGACAAGTACGACCGCTGGAAGCTCATCGACGTCGACGGCTACGAGCCGCTGGTCGTCCGTCCGAACGCCAAGGGCCGTATCCCGTGGACGGAGAACCTCCGCTCGGCGATGTCGCGCTGGTTCTTCGAGGACCGTCTCGCCCCGCTCACGCAGGCCGAGATCGACGCCGCGGATGCGCACCAGCACCACGTCACTGCGGGGAACGAGGAGGCGGAGGCCGCCGAGATCCAGGGCGCTCACGAGCGTGCCGGGTTCCCGGACGCGCCGCTCACGGTCGACGAGACGCACGTCGACGAAACGCCGAACACGCCCAGCACGGTGATCTCGACCGAGCCCGTCAAGAAGCCTCGGAAGAAGAAGTCGGAGGACGACGAGTAG